Proteins encoded together in one Deinococcus hopiensis KR-140 window:
- a CDS encoding transposase family protein — protein sequence MNRKQFRRRTGVYPETFAEMEEVLTLREGQKKKSGRPAALSVAEQLLMTLEFWREYRTFAHLGDDWGVHEATVHRTVERVEAALIASARFQLPKKRVFQEAQLVYSIVAVDASEVPCERPKKSSARGTAARKSGTP from the coding sequence ATGAATCGCAAGCAGTTCCGTCGACGCACCGGGGTCTACCCGGAAACGTTTGCTGAGATGGAAGAGGTGCTGACCCTACGCGAAGGACAGAAAAAGAAATCAGGCCGCCCCGCCGCGCTCAGCGTGGCGGAACAACTGCTGATGACCCTGGAATTCTGGCGCGAGTACCGGACCTTCGCCCACCTGGGTGACGACTGGGGTGTGCACGAAGCCACCGTGCATCGCACGGTGGAACGCGTGGAAGCGGCTCTGATTGCCAGTGCACGGTTCCAGCTGCCCAAGAAACGCGTGTTTCAGGAAGCACAACTCGTGTACAGCATCGTCGCGGTCGATGCTTCCGAAGTGCCCTGTGAACGGCCCAAAAAAAGCAGCGCGCGTGGTACAGCGGCAAGAAAAAGCGGCACACCCTGA
- a CDS encoding ABC-2 family transporter protein, with the protein MKRYLRLVRIFTEATLAAQLEYRANFVGAVLASLAQSGAALLVVGRFMLTEGVISAFIQPNMGKIAEAVRTGSMDFTLLKPIGAQLNVSTRYLNVLRVTDLLVGLGLLVYAGAHLTLSTIGVAFAALLYLCSVVIVY; encoded by the coding sequence GTGAAGCGTTACCTGCGGCTCGTCCGCATCTTTACGGAGGCGACGCTGGCCGCGCAGCTGGAATACCGGGCGAACTTCGTGGGCGCAGTGCTGGCGAGTCTGGCCCAGTCGGGCGCCGCGCTGCTGGTGGTGGGGCGCTTTATGCTGACTGAGGGCGTGATCAGCGCGTTTATCCAGCCCAACATGGGCAAGATCGCCGAGGCTGTGCGGACGGGCAGCATGGACTTTACGCTGCTCAAGCCCATCGGCGCGCAGCTCAATGTGAGCACCCGGTATCTGAACGTGCTGCGGGTGACGGACCTGCTCGTGGGTCTGGGGCTCTTGGTGTACGCGGGGGCGCACCTGACCCTCTCGACCATCGGCGTCGCCTTCGCCGCACTGCTGTACCTGTGCTCGGTGGTGATCGTGTATTAG
- a CDS encoding ABC transporter permease, whose protein sequence is MAPFLRKLRVTLSTQFALMTEYRAEVIIWTLSGTLSLAMLLVCMAQAGSAPGGRIRGYTPGDFAAYFLSTWVVGQLMVVWVAWELDTEVRQGTLSPRLVRFLALTALFAWLAGARVTGDLWAYPAALGLALLGFSARFLWEYCVGLLAFWTESSTSSQEVVWPVYAALGGMFAPLSFYLEWVQRVAVWTPFPDMLGLPARLLTGKGGLADAGQGALVLTAWLLAFWLLRLSVWRVGPRKYGAVGA, encoded by the coding sequence GTGGCCCCCTTTCTGCGCAAGCTGCGCGTGACGCTCTCCACCCAGTTCGCGCTGATGACCGAGTACCGCGCCGAAGTCATCATCTGGACGCTGTCGGGCACGCTGTCACTCGCGATGCTGCTGGTGTGCATGGCGCAGGCGGGCTCGGCTCCCGGCGGACGGATTCGCGGGTACACGCCAGGGGACTTTGCCGCCTACTTCCTGTCCACCTGGGTGGTCGGTCAACTGATGGTGGTGTGGGTGGCGTGGGAGCTGGACACCGAGGTGCGTCAGGGCACCCTCTCGCCGCGGCTGGTGCGGTTTCTGGCGCTGACGGCGCTGTTCGCGTGGCTGGCGGGAGCGCGGGTCACGGGTGACCTCTGGGCTTACCCAGCAGCGCTTGGACTCGCCCTGCTGGGCTTCAGCGCCCGCTTTCTGTGGGAATACTGCGTGGGCCTGCTCGCCTTCTGGACCGAATCGAGCACCAGTTCTCAGGAGGTGGTGTGGCCCGTGTACGCCGCGCTGGGCGGGATGTTCGCGCCGCTGAGCTTCTACCTGGAGTGGGTGCAGCGGGTGGCCGTCTGGACACCCTTTCCCGACATGCTGGGTCTGCCCGCCCGCCTGCTCACAGGCAAGGGCGGGCTGGCCGACGCAGGGCAAGGGGCCCTCGTGCTGACCGCGTGGCTGCTGGCCTTCTGGCTGCTGCGGCTGTCGGTGTGGCGCGTGGGACCACGCAAATACGGGGCGGTGGGGGCGTGA
- a CDS encoding ATP-binding cassette domain-containing protein, which translates to MTSSQPDASVQVRDARKSHTVHEKEPGFLGNLRSFVRRKGREVEAVRGVTSDLAPGEVVGFVGPNGAGKTTTLKMLSGLLHPSGGEVWVAGFEPRRQADFLRPITMVMGQKQQLIWDLPALDSFLVNQAIYEISGAQYRETMAEFTEVLGLEGIRSAPLSATTTPATTRR; encoded by the coding sequence ATGACCTCATCCCAACCGGACGCCAGCGTGCAGGTCCGAGACGCACGCAAGAGCCACACCGTCCACGAGAAGGAACCCGGCTTTCTGGGCAACCTCCGTTCCTTCGTGCGCCGCAAAGGCCGTGAGGTAGAGGCGGTGCGCGGCGTGACCTCTGATCTTGCGCCGGGCGAGGTGGTGGGGTTTGTGGGGCCCAACGGGGCGGGCAAGACCACCACCCTCAAGATGCTCTCGGGCCTGCTGCACCCGTCCGGCGGCGAGGTGTGGGTGGCGGGCTTCGAGCCGCGCCGCCAGGCCGACTTTCTCCGGCCCATCACCATGGTGATGGGGCAAAAGCAGCAGCTCATCTGGGACCTGCCCGCCCTCGATTCCTTTCTGGTGAATCAGGCCATCTACGAAATCTCCGGGGCCCAGTACCGTGAGACGATGGCCGAGTTCACGGAAGTGCTGGGTCTGGAGGGCATTCGGTCCGCGCCTTTATCCGCGACTACAACGCCCGCTACGACGCGACGGTGA
- a CDS encoding MarR family winged helix-turn-helix transcriptional regulator codes for MKDEDLHSNLCMALMRVGAAVTGGFDRFFAVHRLTHAQFRTLLAVYEAGSEGVAPSVLAEQLFLERTTVTAVTTRLVDRGWLERAPGENRRTVRLRLTRKGLEVLRELVPLASVLAAQTLEPLSTPALQVLQGALNAAEEALRHTLPRARGAGLRAPGEE; via the coding sequence ATGAAGGACGAAGACCTGCATTCCAACCTCTGCATGGCCCTGATGCGCGTGGGGGCAGCGGTGACCGGGGGCTTTGACCGCTTCTTCGCGGTCCACAGGCTGACGCACGCGCAGTTCCGAACCCTGCTGGCCGTGTACGAGGCCGGTTCAGAGGGCGTGGCCCCCTCGGTGCTGGCCGAGCAGCTTTTTCTGGAACGCACCACCGTGACCGCCGTGACCACCCGGCTCGTGGACCGGGGCTGGCTGGAGCGCGCGCCCGGCGAAAACCGCCGCACTGTGCGGCTGCGGCTGACCCGTAAGGGCCTGGAGGTCTTGCGGGAACTCGTTCCCCTGGCCTCCGTGCTTGCGGCCCAGACCCTGGAGCCCCTGTCCACGCCGGCGCTTCAGGTCCTGCAAGGGGCGCTGAATGCTGCAGAGGAAGCGTTGCGGCACACCCTTCCCAGGGCCCGTGGCGCGGGTCTGCGGGCGCCCGGAGAGGAGTGA
- a CDS encoding nuclear transport factor 2 family protein — protein MYHFIVRRIIRGAFGGLNAGKATGVTRLFAPDARHLFIGEHALGGERSTPASIGRWYARLLAVFPGIRFELERVLVSGWPWNTLVVAEWRESSPGIDGVPNENTGVNIIELRWGQVRRVSIYTDTATLERNLKRLARAGVTEAAAPPIVDLSRMGS, from the coding sequence ATGTACCACTTCATTGTTCGCCGCATCATTCGGGGGGCCTTTGGTGGCCTGAATGCTGGAAAGGCCACGGGCGTGACCCGCCTGTTTGCTCCGGACGCCCGGCACCTTTTTATCGGCGAGCACGCGCTGGGCGGGGAGCGGTCCACGCCGGCCTCCATCGGGCGCTGGTATGCCCGCCTGCTTGCGGTCTTTCCGGGCATCCGCTTCGAGCTGGAGCGCGTTCTGGTCAGTGGCTGGCCGTGGAATACCCTTGTCGTGGCGGAGTGGCGGGAGAGCAGCCCCGGTATTGACGGCGTGCCCAACGAGAACACTGGCGTAAACATTATCGAGCTGCGCTGGGGGCAGGTGCGGCGCGTCAGCATCTACACCGATACCGCCACGCTGGAGCGCAACCTAAAGCGCCTCGCTCGCGCCGGGGTGACGGAAGCCGCCGCACCTCCCATCGTGGACCTTTCCCGCATGGGCAGCTGA
- a CDS encoding chromate transporter, with protein sequence MSAPASFREDQPSPLSSPPTPVALGTLFVGVALSGIGGGLPAHARRTLLARGWLTEGTFAEMFTLAQLMPGPNAVNLAAVVGARMCGGVGATASVLGILLPGLLAMLAASAATLGRPGGLPPVLQSGLKGAACAALGVLLTAALPVVRVGWGIRGGPTVTVLTLVALGVLRLDLLPVLLVLVGAGLLLHRPRRTA encoded by the coding sequence ATGTCTGCGCCCGCCTCCTTTCGGGAAGATCAACCTTCCCCGCTCTCCTCTCCACCGACGCCCGTGGCCTTAGGCACCCTGTTCGTCGGCGTGGCCCTCTCGGGCATAGGCGGCGGCCTGCCGGCCCACGCCCGGCGGACACTGCTCGCGCGCGGCTGGCTGACCGAGGGGACGTTCGCGGAGATGTTCACGCTCGCCCAGCTGATGCCCGGGCCGAACGCGGTGAATCTGGCAGCGGTGGTGGGCGCGCGGATGTGCGGAGGCGTGGGGGCCACGGCCTCGGTGCTCGGTATCCTGCTGCCCGGTCTCCTGGCGATGCTGGCGGCGAGTGCGGCGACGCTGGGGCGTCCCGGCGGCTTGCCCCCGGTGCTTCAGAGTGGACTGAAGGGCGCGGCCTGTGCGGCGCTGGGCGTGCTGCTGACGGCTGCGCTGCCGGTGGTGCGGGTGGGGTGGGGGATACGCGGCGGGCCAACCGTGACGGTCCTGACCCTGGTGGCCCTGGGGGTGCTGCGGCTGGACCTGCTGCCGGTGCTGCTCGTGCTGGTGGGAGCGGGGCTGCTGCTGCACCGTCCCCGGAGGACGGCGTGA
- a CDS encoding chromate transporter has translation MTDLTDLLLAFVRLGLISFGGANVAEIERSLVLEHSWISSQTMASGFALGQIMPGPNLLAVTHYGYAIAGLPGAMTATLGFYGPTALLSAGAALLWQRHSGHPWAAAFRSALLPFGGGVVLASAVVLARGTVTSWPTALLVGLAFTALWRTEANSALVVLLAAVLGALLKL, from the coding sequence GTGACGGATCTGACAGACCTGCTGCTGGCTTTTGTCCGGCTGGGCCTGATCAGCTTCGGTGGGGCCAATGTGGCGGAAATCGAGCGATCGCTGGTGCTGGAACACAGTTGGATCAGTTCCCAGACGATGGCGAGCGGCTTTGCCCTGGGGCAGATCATGCCGGGCCCAAACCTGCTGGCGGTCACGCACTACGGGTACGCCATTGCGGGCCTGCCCGGCGCGATGACGGCCACCCTGGGCTTTTACGGTCCCACGGCGCTCCTGAGTGCGGGCGCGGCCCTGCTCTGGCAGCGGCACAGCGGGCACCCGTGGGCGGCGGCTTTTCGCAGCGCCCTGCTGCCTTTCGGGGGCGGGGTGGTGCTGGCGAGCGCCGTGGTGCTGGCGCGCGGCACGGTCACGTCGTGGCCCACGGCCCTGCTCGTGGGCCTGGCCTTCACCGCGTTGTGGCGGACAGAGGCAAACAGCGCTTTGGTGGTGCTGCTTGCGGCGGTGTTGGGGGCACTGCTGAAGCTCTGA
- a CDS encoding polysaccharide deacetylase family protein, producing MLDLSPTRLALILALGAWPAVEARADFSRQRARPHVGTIPALPPDQTQPLAPGTQWGQVLPIPTLSPAAPQVHRAAYLSNGFIAVAHAVVPITLQERAGLKALVETVARRVLDTRPALDGVDLGVYDRGSYASLGATLPLLTASVPLDRLKDFSAWAPGASAYERVWRNPGNLPEFRAPDQVRGEQPRLNAESGLHDHLLYKGKPTAEGMAALTFDDAPHPLFEPPLLDLLRRSRAHATFFVIGRNARAYPYFIRDMVAEGHEVGNHTYHHLRLPQLTPAETAQEMDLANGVIRELTGRPARDLRPPRSEYIPEILRAAGTLGLTTVFWTDGPGDFLNIGDDLLRAHLDSRLRPGGSVLLHDNASEMLDVLRALLTPRPARGHPANDGRGVAEVGFRRIPAKPLFQNNLP from the coding sequence ATGCTGGACCTGTCTCCCACACGCCTCGCCCTGATCCTCGCCTTGGGGGCGTGGCCCGCGGTGGAGGCGCGCGCGGACTTCTCCCGGCAGCGTGCCCGCCCCCACGTGGGCACCATTCCGGCCCTGCCGCCAGACCAGACCCAGCCGCTCGCGCCGGGAACCCAGTGGGGTCAGGTCCTGCCAATACCGACGCTGAGCCCAGCGGCGCCGCAGGTCCACCGCGCCGCGTACCTCAGCAACGGCTTTATCGCGGTGGCGCACGCCGTGGTACCCATTACGCTGCAGGAGCGCGCGGGCCTAAAGGCGCTGGTGGAAACGGTGGCCCGCCGTGTGCTGGACACCCGCCCCGCGCTGGACGGGGTGGACCTGGGCGTGTATGACCGGGGCAGTTATGCGAGCTTGGGCGCCACGCTGCCCCTGCTGACCGCCAGCGTGCCGCTTGACCGCCTGAAGGACTTCAGTGCCTGGGCCCCCGGCGCAAGCGCGTATGAGCGCGTGTGGCGGAATCCCGGCAACCTGCCCGAATTCCGCGCGCCGGACCAAGTGCGCGGAGAACAGCCCCGGCTGAACGCCGAGAGCGGCCTGCATGATCACCTGCTCTACAAGGGCAAACCCACAGCGGAGGGGATGGCCGCGCTGACCTTCGACGACGCGCCGCACCCGCTGTTCGAGCCGCCGCTGCTAGACCTCCTGCGGCGCAGCAGGGCCCACGCCACGTTTTTCGTGATTGGGCGCAACGCGCGGGCCTACCCCTACTTCATCCGCGACATGGTGGCCGAGGGCCACGAGGTGGGCAACCACACCTACCACCACCTGCGCCTGCCGCAGCTGACCCCCGCCGAGACCGCCCAGGAGATGGACCTCGCCAACGGCGTGATCCGCGAACTGACCGGCAGGCCTGCCCGCGACCTCCGGCCGCCCCGCAGCGAGTACATCCCGGAAATCCTGCGAGCCGCCGGAACCCTGGGCCTGACCACCGTGTTCTGGACCGACGGTCCAGGGGACTTCCTGAACATCGGGGACGATCTGCTGCGCGCCCACCTCGACAGCCGCCTGCGCCCCGGCGGAAGCGTGCTGCTGCACGACAACGCTTCCGAGATGCTGGACGTGCTGCGGGCCCTTCTTACACCTCGCCCCGCGCGAGGGCATCCGGCTAACGACGGTAGGGGGGTCGCCGAAGTAGGGTTCAGAAGGATTCCAGCCAAGCCGTTGTTTCAGAACAACCTGCCCTGA
- the metG gene encoding methionine--tRNA ligase, translating into MTHQPEGQFRENPSTGAGREFLITTAIDYANGAPHIGHVYEKILTDALARYHRLAGYDVTFVTGTDEHGEKIAKAAAKAGQTPQSFVDDLARRAFQGLWDRLEISYDDFIRTTERRHQRYVEEVLQRVYDAGDIYFAQYEGLYSVGAERYVTEKELVEGPDGVRRYPGDKDPPELRREANYFFRMEKYQDWLRAHIQANPDFIQPAGYRNEVLEMLKEPIGDLSISRPKSRVPWGIELPWDPDHVTYVWFDALLNYVSAPVSRGKPEAIIGAAWHVVGKDILKPHAVFWPTMLRAAGLPLYRRLVVHSHILAEDGRKMGKSLGNAIDPEALVAAYPVDAIRYTLLREASLSADSPYGEGILVSRLNSDLANDLGNLLSRTVSMVQKYRGGVLPQAVEVGDREREIEAAALALPGEVLRLVNDLKVNMAIEAAMNFVRDLNRYIAESAPWNLAKSDQTARRLDTVLYTAVEGLRVASVALEAVIPVKARELRAQIGLGGQFYALTGAWGLTPAGTRLVGGPVLFPKPEPKPELPRAGEEPASAPVPAPKPKREKPAMTQTAEPTAQTAAPAPAENLISIDDFARVDLRIAEVVAAEAVEKADKLLKLTVKLGEETRTVVSGIRKWFAPEDLVGRKVVLVVNLKPAKLRGIESQGMILAAEDADGNLDLVGTRLDLPSGTKVR; encoded by the coding sequence ATGACACATCAGCCTGAAGGCCAATTCAGAGAAAACCCGTCCACTGGGGCGGGGCGGGAATTCCTGATCACCACCGCCATCGACTACGCCAACGGCGCGCCGCACATCGGCCACGTCTATGAGAAAATTCTGACCGACGCCCTCGCCCGTTACCACCGCCTCGCCGGGTACGACGTGACCTTCGTGACCGGCACCGACGAGCACGGCGAGAAGATCGCCAAGGCCGCCGCCAAGGCCGGGCAGACCCCGCAGAGCTTCGTGGATGATCTCGCCCGGCGCGCCTTCCAGGGCCTGTGGGACCGCCTGGAAATCAGCTACGACGACTTTATCCGCACCACCGAGCGACGCCACCAGCGCTATGTGGAGGAGGTGTTGCAGCGCGTGTACGACGCGGGCGACATCTACTTCGCCCAGTACGAGGGACTGTACTCGGTGGGCGCCGAACGCTACGTCACCGAAAAGGAACTCGTCGAAGGCCCGGATGGGGTGCGGCGCTACCCCGGTGACAAGGACCCGCCCGAACTGCGCCGGGAAGCCAACTACTTCTTCCGTATGGAGAAGTACCAGGACTGGCTGCGGGCGCACATCCAGGCCAATCCCGACTTCATCCAGCCCGCCGGCTACCGCAACGAGGTGCTGGAGATGCTGAAAGAGCCCATCGGGGACCTGAGCATCAGCCGTCCCAAGTCGCGTGTGCCCTGGGGGATCGAGTTGCCCTGGGACCCAGACCACGTGACGTACGTGTGGTTTGACGCCCTGCTCAATTACGTCTCCGCGCCGGTCAGCCGGGGCAAGCCCGAGGCCATCATCGGCGCCGCCTGGCACGTCGTCGGCAAGGACATCCTCAAGCCCCACGCCGTGTTCTGGCCCACCATGCTGCGCGCGGCGGGGCTGCCCCTCTACCGCCGCCTGGTGGTGCACAGCCATATCCTCGCGGAAGACGGGCGCAAGATGGGCAAGTCGCTGGGCAACGCCATTGATCCCGAAGCGCTGGTGGCCGCGTACCCCGTGGACGCCATCCGCTACACCCTGCTGCGCGAGGCCAGCTTGAGCGCCGACAGCCCGTACGGCGAGGGCATCCTGGTGTCGCGGCTGAACTCCGACCTCGCCAACGACCTGGGCAATCTGCTCTCGCGTACGGTCAGCATGGTTCAGAAGTACCGCGGCGGCGTGCTGCCCCAGGCCGTGGAGGTGGGTGACCGCGAGCGCGAGATTGAGGCGGCGGCCCTGGCCCTGCCCGGCGAGGTTCTGCGGCTGGTCAATGACCTGAAGGTCAACATGGCGATTGAAGCGGCCATGAACTTCGTGCGTGATCTCAACCGCTATATCGCTGAGAGTGCGCCGTGGAACCTCGCCAAGTCCGACCAGACCGCCCGCCGACTGGACACAGTGCTGTACACCGCCGTCGAAGGCCTGCGCGTGGCGAGCGTGGCGCTGGAGGCGGTGATTCCCGTCAAGGCCCGCGAGCTGCGCGCCCAGATTGGGCTCGGCGGGCAGTTCTACGCCCTCACCGGAGCTTGGGGCCTCACGCCTGCTGGAACGCGCCTCGTGGGCGGCCCGGTCCTGTTTCCCAAGCCGGAGCCGAAGCCCGAACTACCCAGGGCGGGGGAGGAGCCGGCCTCCGCGCCCGTCCCCGCACCCAAACCCAAGAGGGAGAAACCTGCCATGACCCAGACCGCCGAACCCACGGCCCAGACCGCCGCCCCCGCTCCCGCCGAGAACCTGATCTCCATCGACGACTTCGCCCGGGTGGACCTCCGCATCGCCGAAGTCGTGGCCGCCGAGGCGGTCGAAAAGGCCGACAAACTCCTCAAACTGACGGTGAAGCTGGGTGAAGAGACGCGCACGGTGGTCAGCGGCATTCGCAAGTGGTTCGCGCCGGAGGACCTCGTGGGCCGCAAGGTGGTGCTGGTCGTGAACCTCAAGCCCGCCAAGCTGCGCGGCATCGAGTCGCAGGGCATGATCCTGGCTGCCGAGGACGCGGATGGCAACCTCGATCTGGTGGGCACCCGGCTGGACCTGCCAAGCGGAACGAAGGTGCGCTGA
- the rapZ gene encoding RNase adapter RapZ → MAFVIVSGLSGSGKSTALRTLEDAGFFITDNLPPELWGAMYDLAQARGLRRVAVSTDARTRDFLSALEDSYHRLSRRHENLRVVFLEATSEVLLRRYNFTRREHPLGDSLMVDFARERDLLAPLRALADVVIDTTDLTPADLAARVLQVLQLQQDFTLRLQSFGFKHTPPRDADLVVDVRSLPNPYYDPALRSRTGLEPEVAGYVFGDAASEEFYGQVRGFVRLAAERARASGRHGYTVAVGCTGGQHRSVAVTDRLTRDLGDLNPEVTDHRDMQPPTGEA, encoded by the coding sequence ATGGCGTTCGTGATCGTATCGGGGCTGTCGGGCAGCGGAAAAAGTACCGCGCTCCGCACATTGGAGGACGCGGGCTTCTTTATCACCGACAACCTGCCGCCGGAGTTGTGGGGCGCGATGTACGACCTCGCGCAGGCGCGCGGGCTGAGGCGGGTGGCCGTGAGCACCGACGCGCGTACCCGCGACTTCCTGAGTGCCCTCGAAGACAGCTACCACCGCCTTTCGCGGCGGCACGAGAACCTGCGGGTGGTCTTTCTGGAGGCGACCTCCGAGGTGCTGCTGCGGCGCTACAACTTCACCCGCCGTGAGCATCCGCTGGGTGACTCGCTGATGGTGGACTTCGCCCGCGAACGCGACCTGCTCGCGCCTCTGCGGGCGCTGGCAGACGTGGTGATCGACACGACGGACCTCACGCCCGCGGACCTCGCCGCGCGGGTGCTGCAGGTGCTGCAGCTGCAGCAGGACTTCACGCTGCGGCTCCAGAGCTTTGGCTTCAAGCACACGCCGCCGAGGGACGCGGACCTCGTGGTGGACGTGCGCTCGCTGCCCAACCCCTACTACGATCCGGCGCTCCGCTCCCGTACAGGTCTGGAACCGGAAGTGGCGGGCTATGTGTTTGGTGACGCGGCCTCTGAGGAATTCTACGGCCAGGTGCGCGGTTTCGTGCGGTTGGCGGCCGAGCGGGCGCGGGCTTCGGGGCGTCACGGCTACACGGTGGCGGTGGGCTGCACGGGGGGACAACACCGCTCGGTGGCCGTGACGGACCGCCTGACGCGCGATCTGGGGGACCTGAATCCGGAGGTGACGGACCACCGGGACATGCAGCCCCCCACAGGAGAGGCGTGA
- a CDS encoding gluconeogenesis factor YvcK family protein, which yields MSPWRRRRAQARMWLSPGMGVKRWLLLFVVCTLIGAVGFLHFTWTGPLHFVATRWILGLNALANPDVMPMYVTGISVMVLSLLGALFAIVMLNRSVLHATGTAPDTAVDVIYSKRTLSRGPRVVAVGGGTGLSNLLSGLKEHSSNLTAIVTVADDGGSSGRLRAALDMIAPGDLTDCYAALSDSPVLARLLLHRFGRGEGLEGHTFGNLLLATLSEEQGGLQGAMQDIHDVLRVRGQVFPATTTPATLVARLSDGREVRGESELARQVGASRIEDVRLEPPDLPALPAVVEAVRSAELIVLGPGSLFTSIIPALLVPEIARAVRESAAPVAYVASLMTEPGESTGLSLKDHVDAISTHLGRAPTWVLMNSTPVPPTVQARYAAEGAQVLTLQGAGRELRGRVRSVPLLQAGDTARHDPRALAQALLGLIARVRTLG from the coding sequence ATGAGCCCCTGGCGACGCCGCCGCGCGCAGGCCCGGATGTGGCTCTCGCCTGGCATGGGGGTCAAGCGCTGGCTGCTGCTGTTCGTGGTCTGCACCTTGATTGGCGCGGTGGGCTTTCTCCACTTCACCTGGACTGGGCCGCTGCATTTCGTGGCAACGCGCTGGATTCTGGGCCTGAACGCCCTGGCAAACCCCGATGTCATGCCGATGTACGTGACCGGCATCAGCGTGATGGTGCTGTCACTCCTGGGCGCGCTGTTCGCCATCGTGATGCTCAACCGTTCGGTGCTGCACGCCACCGGCACCGCGCCCGACACCGCCGTGGACGTGATCTACTCCAAGCGCACCCTCTCGCGCGGGCCGCGTGTGGTGGCCGTAGGCGGCGGCACGGGGCTGTCGAATCTGCTGAGCGGCCTCAAGGAACACAGCAGCAACCTCACGGCCATCGTGACCGTCGCGGACGACGGCGGCTCCAGTGGGCGGCTGCGGGCGGCGCTGGACATGATCGCGCCCGGCGACCTGACGGACTGCTACGCGGCCCTCTCGGACTCGCCGGTGCTCGCGCGCTTGCTGCTGCACCGCTTCGGTCGCGGTGAGGGGCTGGAGGGCCACACCTTCGGAAATCTGCTGCTCGCCACGCTCAGCGAGGAACAGGGCGGGCTGCAGGGAGCGATGCAGGATATCCACGACGTGCTGCGGGTCCGCGGCCAGGTCTTTCCGGCCACCACCACGCCCGCCACCCTCGTCGCGCGGCTCAGTGATGGGCGGGAGGTGCGCGGCGAGAGCGAACTCGCGCGGCAGGTGGGCGCGTCGCGCATCGAGGACGTGCGGCTCGAACCGCCAGACCTGCCCGCCCTGCCCGCTGTGGTGGAAGCGGTTCGCAGCGCCGAGTTGATCGTGCTGGGGCCGGGGAGCCTCTTTACCTCCATTATCCCCGCGCTGCTGGTGCCCGAGATCGCGCGGGCAGTGCGCGAGTCGGCGGCCCCCGTCGCCTACGTCGCCAGCCTGATGACCGAACCCGGCGAGAGCACAGGTCTGAGTCTGAAAGACCACGTGGACGCCATCAGCACCCATTTGGGCCGGGCACCCACCTGGGTGCTGATGAACAGCACGCCGGTGCCGCCCACGGTGCAGGCCCGCTACGCCGCCGAGGGCGCGCAGGTCCTCACCCTGCAGGGAGCGGGGCGCGAGCTGCGGGGCCGCGTTCGCAGCGTGCCCCTGCTGCAGGCGGGTGACACGGCGCGCCATGATCCCCGGGCACTCGCCCAGGCGCTGCTCGGCCTGATCGCGCGGGTGCGGACGCTGGGGTAG
- a CDS encoding glucodextranase DOMON-like domain-containing protein — protein sequence MLTLLTAALLTFADPAGDARGDGGYLLPTRPAVSAEALDLRAFRAEGQGAGSRFTVELGRVENPWGLPDGFSANVTDIFVGSALGGQRELDALNLQATTGGWTYHLRVTGGGSTLTYAPEGNGPEETLTTPVVRVQGNALVIDAAVPPRRWAYWVTSSVYSPLTPDGLLRPVAAPGDTHLQAARDDAPVPVDVLGAASDTSPFTRGILAPVGQTRDDRLLILAALGGLGLLLVVLATLRVWRR from the coding sequence GTGCTCACCCTGCTGACCGCCGCCCTCCTGACGTTCGCCGATCCTGCCGGCGACGCGCGGGGCGACGGCGGCTACCTCCTGCCCACCCGGCCCGCCGTGAGCGCGGAGGCCCTGGACCTGCGGGCCTTTCGCGCCGAGGGGCAGGGTGCGGGCAGCCGCTTCACGGTGGAGCTCGGCCGCGTCGAGAATCCCTGGGGACTGCCGGACGGCTTCTCGGCGAACGTCACCGATATTTTTGTGGGCAGCGCCCTCGGTGGGCAACGTGAGCTGGACGCCCTGAACCTGCAAGCCACGACGGGCGGATGGACCTATCACCTGCGCGTAACAGGTGGCGGCAGCACCCTGACGTACGCGCCTGAGGGAAACGGCCCGGAAGAAACGCTCACGACGCCCGTGGTGCGGGTGCAGGGCAACGCCCTGGTGATCGACGCGGCTGTTCCACCGCGGCGCTGGGCCTACTGGGTGACGAGCAGCGTCTACTCGCCCCTCACGCCTGATGGCCTGCTGCGGCCCGTGGCGGCCCCCGGAGACACCCACCTCCAGGCCGCGCGTGACGATGCTCCCGTCCCGGTGGACGTGCTGGGCGCCGCCAGCGACACCTCTCCCTTCACCCGTGGAATTCTCGCACCCGTCGGGCAGACGAGGGACGACCGCCTGCTGATTCTCGCCGCGCTGGGTGGGCTAGGCCTGCTGCTCGTCGTGTTGGCGACGCTGCGGGTCTGGCGGCGCTGA